The Amycolatopsis nigrescens CSC17Ta-90 genomic interval CTACTGCCTGTTCGCGGCCGGCACCCTGATCGAGGAGTCCAGCGGCAAGGTGGTCCACTTCGCGCACAGCCAGCTCTGGGCCAACCCCGGGAACTGCGCGAACCAGTGGCTCGGCACCCGTAGCTGCCTGCGCCAGCAGGAACGCTGGTGGGACGACAACTGGACCCCGTTCACCGAGAAGGTCACCAGGACCGTGCACCTCGGCAAAGGCGCCGGGATGGCCTACCGGGTGGCCGCGAACACCCCCGGCACCGCGACCGTGGTGTCGAACGCGGCGACCCGGTACGCCTGGACCTGGTAGCCAGGCTCAGCTCGTTCCGGCGTCCTCGCCGATCCGCAGTCCGGCCAGGGTTGCCGACGGCACCAGCAACGGGAGCCCTGCCTGCCAGCCGCGGACCAGCCTGGCAGGCAGGTCCCGCTGGCCGGTCATCGCCTGGGACACCAGCTGCTGGCCGAAGAACTCGGCGACCAGTGCTTCCGCGACGTGCCGCAGGTTCAGCCCGTGCCTGAGCTCGCCCGCGTCGTCGGCCAGTTTCAGCAGCTCCCGGACCGTGGTGGTCCAGCCGATCACCTGACCGGCGGCCGCCCGGTCGAAGAGGGTGGCCTCCCGCAGCAACCGGTTCCCGGCGCGGGTGAGCAGATCCTCGTCCAGCCGCCGCAGGAACGCGAACGGCAGGTCGACCAGGGTCTGCGCCGGCCCGCGCCCGTGCCGCAGCAGCTCGCACTTCAGGGCCTGGCAGACCAGTGCCTGCCGTTCGATCAACGCGAGCGCGAGCGCCTCCTTGGAACGGAAATGGCAGTACAGCGCGCCTTTGGTCACCTTCGCGCGGGCGCAGACGGCTTGCAGGCGGGTGCGGGAGAACCCGTCATGGTCGAA includes:
- a CDS encoding ScbR family autoregulator-binding transcription factor, translated to MPENDTGHDPGDDRRPVSTRHRLLLAAAREFDHDGFSRTRLQAVCARAKVTKGALYCHFRSKEALALALIERQALVCQALKCELLRHGRGPAQTLVDLPFAFLRRLDEDLLTRAGNRLLREATLFDRAAAGQVIGWTTTVRELLKLADDAGELRHGLNLRHVAEALVAEFFGQQLVSQAMTGQRDLPARLVRGWQAGLPLLVPSATLAGLRIGEDAGTS